TGCGTCCACAAAGGTTACCGTTGTAAAAGTGATAAATGGAAACAGAATTGAAGCTATAATACCGGTAAGTAAATAGGTGCGATTAGCCGTAAAAAATGTATCTTTTCTAAGTACAAACAAATAAATTAGGTAAAATAGAGTGAGTATACCAGCAGACTTTAAGATGTATATTAGAAACTCCATACTAGTTCTTTTTTTCGATGATACTTAAAATTTCACGAAGCTCTTGAGCGCTAATTTTTTCTTCCTTGGCGAAAAAAGAAACCATGCTTTTGTAGCTATTGTCAAAATAACGTTTAGAAGCAAGATTCATAAATTTTTCTGTGTAAGCAGATTTACTTACAACCGGAAAGTATTGGTGTGTTTTTCCGAAGGCTTTATAAGAGACAAACCCTTTTTCTTCCAAATTCCTAACAATAGTAGAAACGGTGTTGTAATGATTCCCATCTGGTAAGATGGCAAGAATCTCCTTTACAAATGCTTTTTCTAGCTTCCATAAAGCTTGCATTATTTCTTCTTCTTTGTTTGTTAACTGTTCCAAAAATTCTAATGTTTTAATTGTAGACAACAAATATATAACTAGTTTTATAGTTATACAACTATTTTAGTAGTTATATAACTGAAAATTTAGTTGATTATTGCTTTTTCCATTCAATAAATCCAAAAACTACATTCTGAAATCGACAATCAATTGAGTATCTTCGCGACTATTATATATAGGTATGAGTATTCTTTTTATCATTTTAGGGTTAATCCTCTTAGTAGTAGGGGGTGAGTTTTTAGTACGCGCTGCTGTTGGTTTGTCGTTTAAGTTAAACTTGTCCAAAATGGTTATTGGTTTAACGGTTGTGTCTTTTGCAACCTCTGCACCAGAGCTTTTAGTAAGTATTCAGGCAGCGTTAGATGGGTATAGCGATATATCTTTAGGAAATGTAATTGGTTCTAATATCGCAAATATCGGACTTGTACTTGGTGTCACAGCAGTAATTGCTCCATTGGCGATAGATAAAGACTTTTATAAGTTTAATTGGCCTGTGATGATGTTGTTGTCTGTTGTTCTTTATTTTATACTGAAAAGCGGCAATGAAATTTCACTTGTAGAAGGTATCGGACTTGTTGCCTTGTTGGGAGTTTATTTGTTTTTATTGATTAACCGAGCAAGAAACAAAGTAAAAACTCATCCGGTTGACGATGGCGTAGACGATGGGCTTTCTAAATCCAGTAATTTTAAGATTGTTGTATGGTTGCTTATTGGCGGTGTAGCGTTATGGGGTGGTAGTGAGTTGCTTGTGAAAGGTGCTGTAGATTTAGCAACGGTTATGGGTATAAGCGAACGTGTAATTGCAGTAACCATGATTGCTGTTGGAACTAGTGTTCCTGAGCTTGCTGCTTCGGTAATCGCGGCTCTAAAGAAAGAAAAAGCACTATCTCTAGGTAATTTAATAGGATCTAACATCTTCAATATCGCTTCTGTTTTGGGAATTACTGCAATTATTCAACCAATTGCAGTAAAAAGCAGTGAGGTATTAACAAACGATATTTGGTGGATGCTTGGGTTTTCTGCTATTCTTATTCCGTTGGCGTTTCTGCCTAAAAGATTTGAAATAGGACGCTTTAAAGGCCTTCTCCTTGTGGTTGCGTATTGTGCTTTTATTAGCATGGCTTTTATCGGGAACTAGCCAACTTATACCAAACATTGGTTTTTTTAAATCATCTATCTCGGCCCGTCGTTAGGTATAAACTAATTATTTTTTATAATTTAAGTAAAAAATAGGGGGTGTGTTGATAAAAAACATAGTTTATTAATAACTTAACATAAAAAAATAGGGGGTATATTGTTTAAAGTTATACTTTTGGCGAATATTTAAATCAAATCACTTAAAAAGCACAAGAGTATGTCCACCTTAAGATTTCATGCCATTAAAGAAACGTTTAACCGTCCAGTAATTGATGTACAGGAACCAGAGCGTCGTTCTTCTATTTTTGGTCAAAATGTATTTAATGATGCTGCTATGCGTCAATATCTAACAAAAGATTCATTTAAAAGCGTACAAGACGCTGTTATTAATGGTTCAAAAATTGACAGAGGCGTTGCCGATCACATTTCAACAGGAATGAAAGAATGGGCAATAAGTAAAGGTGCAACACATTACACACACTGGTTTCAACCACTTACAGGTACCACAGCAGAAAAGCACGATGCCTTTTTTGAAACAACAGGTGATGGTAATTCAATCGAGAAATTTGGGGGCGGTCAATTAGTACAGCAAGAACCAGATGCATCAAGTTTCCCAAATGGAGGAATACGAAATACCTTTGAGGCTCGCGGATATACTGCTTGGGACCCTACGTCTCCAGCATTTATTTACGGTACCACACTTTGTATACCTACAGTATTTGTATCATACACAGGAGAAGCATTAGATAACAAGACACCGCTATTGCGTGCACTACAATCTGTAGATCAGGCAGCTACCGCAGTTGCAAAATATTTTGATAAAAGTGTAACTAAAGTAAATCCAACACTGGGATGGGAGCAGGAATATTTCTTAATCGATAAGGCATTAGCAAAATCTCGTCCAGATATTAATTTGGCGGGTCGTACTTTACTAGGTCATGCCTCTGCAAAGGGACAGCAACTAGACGACCATTATTTTGGATCAATTCCAAGACGTGTTTTAGATTATATGCGCGACTTAGAAACAGAATGTATGTATTTAGGGATACCTGTTAAAACACGTCACAATGAAGTAGCCCCAAACCAATTTGAGTTAGCGCCTATTTTTGAAGAAACAAATCTAGCTGTAGATCATAATTCGTTATTAATGGACGTGATGACCAAAGTGGCAGACCGTCATAACTTTAAAGTGCTGTTTCATGAAAAACCCTTTGCAGGTATTAATGGTAGTGGAAAGCATAACAACTGGTCGCTAGCAACAAATACAGGTGTAAACTTACTAGGCCCCGGAAGTACACCAATGAAGAATCTTCAGTTTTTAACCTTCTTTATAAACACTATTAAGGCGGTAAACGATTATGAAGAATTATTACGTGCTGCGATAGCGAGTGCTAGTAACGATCACAGACTAGGAGCTAACGAAGCCCCTCCAGCTATTATTTCAGTATTTATTGGGTCGCAATTAACTGCTGTATTAGATGCATTAGAAAAATTAAAACAAGGAAAATTATCTCCAGAAGATAAAACAGACTTAAAGCTTAATGTGGTAGGTAAAATTCCTGAAATTTTACTAGACAACACAGACCGTAACCGTACATCTCCATTTGCTTTTACAGGTAACAAGTTTGAGTTTCGTGCTGTCGGGTCTACTGCCAATTGTGCGAAGCCTATGACTGTTTTAAATACTATTGTAGCAAAGCAATTAAAAGACTTTAAGGTAGAAGTAGATGCGCTCATCAAAGACAAGAAGATGAAGAAGGACGACGCTATTTTTAATGTGCTGAAAGGGTATATTAAAGACTCTAAAAGAATTCGTTTTGAAGGCGATGGTTATGGAGAAGCGTGGGAGAAAGAAGCTAAAAAGCGAAAATTAAGTAATAACAAGACAACACCAGAAGCTTTAAAAGCGGAGGTTTCTAAAAGCACTATAGCACTTTATGAAGGTCTTGGAATTATGAGTAAGGTAGAAATTGAAGCCCGCCATGAAATTGAAGTAGAAGAATATGCAATGCGTATTCAGATTGAAGGTCGTGTGTTAGGAGATATTGCTCGTAACCATGTTATTCCAACGGCTATTAAGTACCAAAACATACTTATTGAGAATGTGCAAGGTATTAAGGATATCTACGGAAAGAGCTTTAAAACCCATGCTGGTGAGCAAATGGAATTGATTGAGGCTATTAGTGGTCATATCGCAAAAATCAATAAAGGAATAACCGATATGATTAACGAACGCAAAAAGGCTAACAAGATTGACGATGCAGAAAAACGTGCCTTTGCATATTGTGATAAAGTAAAGCCTTACTTTGAAGAGATTAGATACCATTGCGATAAGTTAGAACTTTTGGTAGATGATGAGATTTGGCCATTAACCAAATACCGCGAATTACTATTTACCAGATAGATGGTTCCCCATAAAAAGAAAAAATGCTCCAATATTGGAGCATTTTTTTTTGTCTTTTACTTTTCAGAAAATAACTCCTCAATTTTTGTCATCCTAAGATTTTATAGGCTCTTGCCGCTAGAGTTTAGGTAAACCACTTGTGTATAATGGGTTGATTGTCAGTTGGAAAAGGGGTGGTTACCTGTACTTTTCTCTTACCGCTTGTTCGATATTTGCTCCATAGTTCTACAGACACCCTCAGCCTTGCAAGCACGTTTCAAAGAACAAGTAATCAATTTTAATCAATGTATAATTATTTAAACTTTCAAATTATGAAAAATTTATTTTTAAGCGCAATTGCGCTCATGATCGGAACAGCAATGTTCGCACAATTTAACGACAGTGATGTTTTACAAATTGGATTGTTAAACGATTCAGATGTAGACCAAACAGGATTGTTAAACGACTCTGATGTGGTTCAATTAGGAGCTTTTAACATCTCTGACGTAGACCAAGTAGGTGCTTTTAACACCTCTACAGTAGGACAACTAGGAATTGCAAACTCATCGCGAGTAGACCAATTAGGAATTGCAAATAGCAGTGACGTAATTCAAATAGGGTTGTTAAACGATTCTGAAGTAGACCAAATAGGAATACTTAACGGATCTACAGTTACACAATTGGGTGTTGCCAACACATCAGACGTAGGACAATTCGGAATTTTGAACACGTCAGACGTAGATCAACTTGGATTGGCAAATACGTCTAGTGTTACGCAAATTGGATTAGCAAACGCTTCAGATGTAGATCAGATTGGAGCCTTTAATAACTCAGACGTAGATCAGTTTGGAGCCGGTAACGGTTCAACTGTATTTCAGTTCGGATTAGGTAACGACTCTGATGTAGACCAGATTGGTATTTTAAATACTTCTACGGTAGCACAGTTGGGTATTGGTAACGAATCTGATGTATTTCAATTAGGATTGGCAAACGACTCTGATGTAATTCAGTTAGGGTTTTTCAACACTTCTTTGGTAAACCAGATTGGAGCATTTAATACAAGTGATGTGCTTCAAACAGGCTTAGGTCACAATAGTGTGGTAAACCAATTAGGTATCGGAAACATGTCTTCTGTTACACAAAGCAACTAAGAGCTTTCACCTATAAATTATCTCCACAATTTATTTGTTAGCCAAGTAATGTACAGGGGCGCTCCATACAAGTGCTCCTGTGCTTTACCTAAAAATAGAAATCATGAGAATTCAATACTTGCTACCGGCACTCATTTTTATTGCGTTTTTTAGCTATTCTGATACTTTATTTGGTCAACCGTCAAATGTAGATCTTGCTAAAAACACTTCGGTATTAATACAGCAGATAGGAGTTGCAAATACTAGTGTTGCTGAAATTTCCTCACAACAAGGGCAGATTGCACTAGTTCAATTGGGAGCTGGCAATGAAGTAAACTTTCATATGAAAGCAAAAAAAATTAAAGGCCTCGTACTTCAAAAAGGTGTAGATAACAAGGTGTTTAACGTAGCCCCAAACCCTCGAGAAACAATGAAAACCGTGGTAATGCAGCGTGGCTACAATCAAAATTTATTAATGCTTGGTGGTAATAGTATGTCAGAAAATATGACAATACGCATGCGCGGAAAAAATCAAACTGTTGTCGTTAGAAATATAAAAAGGCGTCGATAGTAGCGCCAACAAAAAATACAGCTTAAAAATTAACCCCAACATTTGCTTAGACAAACATAACAAACCCAAACTCATGAAACATTTCTTCTTCTTTTTATTGTTTGCCGCTACAACCTCGTACTGTTGTGGGCAACAATTGGTGTATACGCCAAAAAACCCAGCCTTTGGCGGAGATCCGTTTAATTACACGTGGCTACTTAATTCTGCCAATGCACAAAATCAGTTTAATGATGATTTTAGCAGCCTTGATGCCTTGGGCGATTTCGACTCACTTCTACAGAATCAGCTCTTACAGCCTTTTAACAATGAAACACCAGAAGTAGGAACCACCAGAGAAGGCGATCTAGAATATGAAGTTTACGAATCTAATGAAGGGTTGGTAATTAATATTCTAAACGTGGTCACAGGAGAACAGTCACAGATTATTATTCCTAACGAATAGGTGCCATGAGACATTCTTTAAACAAACTTGCCATACTACTACTAACTTTGCTTTTAACAAGTTGCGGCGCATATTTTAATCAGCCTACAACACCTCAAGATGCTCGTATTTCAGAAAAAACGCAAGTAACAAGAACTCTAGAGACATTTCCATTGCCAGCAGACCCAATTGTTGTGGGGGTTTACAATTTTAAAGATCAGACTGGGCAATATAAGAATGTTGAAAATGGTAGCACTTTTAGTACGGCTGTCACGCAAGGAGCCACTACAATACTTATTAAAGCATTAGAAGATAGCCAGTGGTTTAGACCGATAGAGCGAGAAAATCTAGGCAACTTACTCAATGAACGGAATATTATTCGCACCACAAGAGATGAGTATAGAACCACACAAAATGAGCCGCCTAAACGAATTAGTCCGTTACTTTTTGCAGGAATCTTATTAGAAGGTGGTGTTATTTCTTACGATTCTAACATCTTAACAGGAGGGGTAGGTGCGAGGTACTTTGGTGCTGGAACTTCTTCACAATACAGACAAGATAGAATTACGGTATATCTTCGCGCTATTTCAACCTCAACGGGTGAGGTCCTTAAAACTGTAAATGTTTCAAAAACTATTCTCTCGCAAGGGGTAGATGTCGGGCTTTTTAAATATGTGAATTTTCAACGTTTGTTAGAGGTTGAAACAGGTTTTACTAAAAACGAACCTGCGCAATTAGCCGTGCAAGAAGCCATTGAGAAAGCAGTAGAAATACTGATTTTAGAAGGCTTAAAAGATAAACTATGGGCTACAAAATCCGGTCCAGAAACAGATCAAGAACTTATAGCAGCCTACAATTTAGAACAGGAGGTAGAGAACGCAACAGGTCTATACGAACGAGCCTATCACGATCATGATTATCGTCATACCGCAAGCGGAGGTATGGGAGTTGCATTTATAGATGGAGATTACACAACGGGTGTAATTGATTTTATGGGTAGCTTAGGATACAAATACAGAATACTTCCAGAGATAAGTATAGGCTTACAAGCACAGATATTCAAACTAAACGCAACCTCAGATAATATAAAATGGTGGTTAAGCGAAAGTGCACAAGTTGAATACAACATCTTACCACATGATAAACTAGCTCCTTTTATTTACGGTGGTCCAGGATTGGTGCTCTTTGCAGACGATACTGAAGAAGAAAACCTGTCGCGTTGGGATGCTTTTTTCAAATTGCAGCTAGGAGCAGGGTTAGAATATGCCTTTAGCGATAGAGTCTCCTTAGTTGCACAGGCAGACTGGAATAGCGTTTTCTCAGATAAGCTAGATAATTTTAT
This Rasiella rasia DNA region includes the following protein-coding sequences:
- a CDS encoding CsgG/HfaB family protein: MRHSLNKLAILLLTLLLTSCGAYFNQPTTPQDARISEKTQVTRTLETFPLPADPIVVGVYNFKDQTGQYKNVENGSTFSTAVTQGATTILIKALEDSQWFRPIERENLGNLLNERNIIRTTRDEYRTTQNEPPKRISPLLFAGILLEGGVISYDSNILTGGVGARYFGAGTSSQYRQDRITVYLRAISTSTGEVLKTVNVSKTILSQGVDVGLFKYVNFQRLLEVETGFTKNEPAQLAVQEAIEKAVEILILEGLKDKLWATKSGPETDQELIAAYNLEQEVENATGLYERAYHDHDYRHTASGGMGVAFIDGDYTTGVIDFMGSLGYKYRILPEISIGLQAQIFKLNATSDNIKWWLSESAQVEYNILPHDKLAPFIYGGPGLVLFADDTEEENLSRWDAFFKLQLGAGLEYAFSDRVSLVAQADWNSVFSDKLDNFIGGRRNDFYYNIGIGINYHFGSNKTKLKHKRK
- a CDS encoding BlaI/MecI/CopY family transcriptional regulator; its protein translation is MEQLTNKEEEIMQALWKLEKAFVKEILAILPDGNHYNTVSTIVRNLEEKGFVSYKAFGKTHQYFPVVSKSAYTEKFMNLASKRYFDNSYKSMVSFFAKEEKISAQELREILSIIEKKN
- a CDS encoding curli assembly protein CsgF: MKHFFFFLLFAATTSYCCGQQLVYTPKNPAFGGDPFNYTWLLNSANAQNQFNDDFSSLDALGDFDSLLQNQLLQPFNNETPEVGTTREGDLEYEVYESNEGLVINILNVVTGEQSQIIIPNE
- a CDS encoding calcium/sodium antiporter, with protein sequence MSILFIILGLILLVVGGEFLVRAAVGLSFKLNLSKMVIGLTVVSFATSAPELLVSIQAALDGYSDISLGNVIGSNIANIGLVLGVTAVIAPLAIDKDFYKFNWPVMMLLSVVLYFILKSGNEISLVEGIGLVALLGVYLFLLINRARNKVKTHPVDDGVDDGLSKSSNFKIVVWLLIGGVALWGGSELLVKGAVDLATVMGISERVIAVTMIAVGTSVPELAASVIAALKKEKALSLGNLIGSNIFNIASVLGITAIIQPIAVKSSEVLTNDIWWMLGFSAILIPLAFLPKRFEIGRFKGLLLVVAYCAFISMAFIGN
- a CDS encoding glutamine synthetase III family protein, encoding MSTLRFHAIKETFNRPVIDVQEPERRSSIFGQNVFNDAAMRQYLTKDSFKSVQDAVINGSKIDRGVADHISTGMKEWAISKGATHYTHWFQPLTGTTAEKHDAFFETTGDGNSIEKFGGGQLVQQEPDASSFPNGGIRNTFEARGYTAWDPTSPAFIYGTTLCIPTVFVSYTGEALDNKTPLLRALQSVDQAATAVAKYFDKSVTKVNPTLGWEQEYFLIDKALAKSRPDINLAGRTLLGHASAKGQQLDDHYFGSIPRRVLDYMRDLETECMYLGIPVKTRHNEVAPNQFELAPIFEETNLAVDHNSLLMDVMTKVADRHNFKVLFHEKPFAGINGSGKHNNWSLATNTGVNLLGPGSTPMKNLQFLTFFINTIKAVNDYEELLRAAIASASNDHRLGANEAPPAIISVFIGSQLTAVLDALEKLKQGKLSPEDKTDLKLNVVGKIPEILLDNTDRNRTSPFAFTGNKFEFRAVGSTANCAKPMTVLNTIVAKQLKDFKVEVDALIKDKKMKKDDAIFNVLKGYIKDSKRIRFEGDGYGEAWEKEAKKRKLSNNKTTPEALKAEVSKSTIALYEGLGIMSKVEIEARHEIEVEEYAMRIQIEGRVLGDIARNHVIPTAIKYQNILIENVQGIKDIYGKSFKTHAGEQMELIEAISGHIAKINKGITDMINERKKANKIDDAEKRAFAYCDKVKPYFEEIRYHCDKLELLVDDEIWPLTKYRELLFTR